The genomic interval CCTACTCGAATCATAAAAAATTCATTGAGATTGCTAGTGAAAATGGCAACAAATTTTAACCGTTCATATAAAGGGACTTGTTCATCATTTGCTTCTTCCAAAACCCGTTCATTAAATTTCAGCCAAGATAACTCGCGATTTTGTGTATAACTGATATCAAATGTCTTATTTATCCTCATGATATTTTACCTCTGCTGCCAATTGATTTTTCAACTTACTGATTGCATCTATTTTGCTGCTCTTACTTGTTTTGCACAAATCTTTTCATCTAAATTTACAGCTACATCCAGCAGTTCTTCGTCCTGATTTTTTTTCAAGACATTATGATATAAATATCCTTCACGAACACCAAAATTGCTGACAACAATCAGCTCACCCTTAAAATATTTAGTAATCGTGTGTAAAATAATCATTCCAGGCAAAATAGTTTCGATTCGATCAGGTACCGTCTTTAATAAAACATCTAAAGTTTCGCTGGAAATAAAATCATCGTCCTCATCATTTTCTAGTAATTTAATCATTTTTTTGACATTAGGCGCTTTGATTTCTTGATTTTCCGCCGGTAAATTAAAAAGGTAATTATTGATTTTGCTTGCAGCACGAATGGTACCACCAACACCGCAAATAATTGGCTGCGCTTTATACTCGATACCAATATAATCTTCAAGTTCTGCTAAAACTGCTTCTTTGATTGCTTTTCGTTCTGTCTTATCCGGCAGTAAGCTATCTACATATTGACCATATGCATTCAATGAACCAATCGGTATACTGATTGCATCAACAATTTCGGAATTCTGATAAATAACAAGTTCTGTACTTGCACCACCAATATCCACAAGCAAACCATCTTCTGCATCCATTACATGCGTAGCACCAATAAAGTCAAGTGTCGCTTCTTCACTGCCGGAAAGCACAACAATCGGAAGCCCTGTCCTTTCTACGATCTCGGCCACGGCTTCCGTACTATTTGAAACATTCCGCAATGCAGCTGTTGCAAATGCAGATACATTTTCAATATGAAAATTTTCTAAAAGAAATTTAAAATCCATTAATGCTGCACAAGCTTTATTAATTCCGTCTGGCGTCATCTTACCTTTTTTCATATGAGCCGCCAGACCTGCAATATGCTTTTTATTTAACAATACCGTTAATTTTTCATCTTCAATTTTATAAATTGCGAGTCGGATCGTATTCGAACCAATATCAATAATTGCATGTACCATGCTTTTTCTCACTCCATCTGTTTGAATATTTTTTGCAAAAAATTTATTATATTTTCTTTTTCTATGCAAAAATATGCAGTATCTACAATTTATCATAGTTCATTTTCGATAAACGCGTGTTAAAATATGATGAAATTCTTGTTAAGATTCTGTTAATTCCGTAAAAAAAAAGAAACCAGCATTACGCTGATTTCTTTTTTAATTCATTTTTTATCTCTAGCCAAAAGATCAATCACTATCGGCTTTTCTCTCAACCGCAGCAAGCGATGCGACTTTGTCATTCGCAGCTGTTTTCATGAGGGTCACGCCCTGTGTGTTACGACTAATTACCGAAATTGCATCGATATCAATCCGAATCACGATGCCCTCCGTAGAAATCAAGATCAGTTCTTGTCCAGGTTTTACAACCTTAATGCCAACAACTCTGCCTGTTTTCTCCGTTACTTTCATGTTGATGATACCTTTACCACCACGCGATTGTGCACGATATTCAGACGTTGAGGTACGTTTACCAAACCCTTCTTCTGTGACACTTAATACCTCAGCATCACGTTTCAGTGTATCCATACCAACGACTAAATCATCTTCCTTCAACCGAATACCGCGAACTCCATGTGCAGTTCTGCCCATAGAACGAACATCAGTTTCTGGGAAAGTAATTGCCATACCACCTTGTGTACCAATGATAATGTGCTGTTCACCGTTGGTCAATTTTACACCAATTAAATCATCATCATCATCTAAAGATATCGCAATTAAGCCGCCCTTACGTGCTGTATCAAAGTCCATAAGTTCTGTCTTTTTAACGATCCCTTTTTGCGTCGCCATAAATAAAAATTTATCACTTGCAAATTCCTTAATCGGAATGACTGCGGTAATTTTTTCTTTGGCTTCAAGCGGCAGCAAATTCACAATTGCTGTCCCCTTTGCCGTACGGCTTGCCTCAGCAATTTCATACCCTTTCAACCGATATACGCGGCCTCGGCTCGTAAAGAACATAATATTATGATGCGTTGTCGTTACAAATAAATGTTCAACAAAATCTTCCTCTTTTGTTCCCATACCGGCAACACCACGACCACCGCGTTTTTGATTGCGATATGTATCCACTGGCAAACGTTTTATATAATTACCGTGTGTCAATGTAATCACGATATCTTCTTCGGCAATCAAATCTTCCATATCGAGTTTAGATACATCTGTTGTAATTACAGTACGTCTGCCATCACCAAATTTACGTTTTACTTCCGTAAGTTCATCTTTGATGATATTGAGTACTTTTTGTTCATCAGCCAATACAGATTCCAACCATTCAATCGTCTTTAATATTTCTTGATATTCATCTTCAATTTTTTCACGTTCTAAGCCTGTTAAACGCTGCAAACGTAAATCCAAAATTGCCTGTGCCTGCTTCTCAGATAGATCAAAACCATCCATTAAAGCATTGCGAGCAATATCAGCTGTTTGTGATTGACGAATCGTCGTAATCACTGCATCAATATGATCTAAAGCAATTTTTAAGCCTTCTAAAATATGTGCTCTTGCTTTCGCTTTTGCAAGTTCGTATTTCGTACGTCTCGTAATAATATCTTTTTGATGCTCTAAGTAATAGAACAGAACTTCGCGTAAATT from Massilibacillus massiliensis carries:
- a CDS encoding Ppx/GppA phosphatase family protein, yielding MVHAIIDIGSNTIRLAIYKIEDEKLTVLLNKKHIAGLAAHMKKGKMTPDGINKACAALMDFKFLLENFHIENVSAFATAALRNVSNSTEAVAEIVERTGLPIVVLSGSEEATLDFIGATHVMDAEDGLLVDIGGASTELVIYQNSEIVDAISIPIGSLNAYGQYVDSLLPDKTERKAIKEAVLAELEDYIGIEYKAQPIICGVGGTIRAASKINNYLFNLPAENQEIKAPNVKKMIKLLENDEDDDFISSETLDVLLKTVPDRIETILPGMIILHTITKYFKGELIVVSNFGVREGYLYHNVLKKNQDEELLDVAVNLDEKICAKQVRAAK
- the gyrA gene encoding DNA gyrase subunit A, translating into MDFGLGKVLPVRIEDEMKNSYIDYAMSVIVMRALPDVRDGLKPVHRRILYAMHEAGMSPNKAYKKSARIVGEVLGKYHPHGDSSVYEATVRMAQNFSTRYLLVDGHGNFGSIDGDSAAAMRYTEVRMSRVAEAMLQDIEKDTVNFVPNYDESLKEPSVLPAKLPNLLVNGSSGIAVGMATNIPPHNLGEVIDGVLMLIDNSEVTIPELMLAIKGPDFPTGGLILGREGIHSAYTTGRGVVKMRAQARIETMSNGKPRIIVTELPYQVNKARLVEKIAELVRDKSIDGITDLRDESDRKGMRVVIELRRDTNPDIVLNQLYKHTQMQESFGIIILALVDGRPRVLNLREVLFYYLEHQKDIITRRTKYELAKAKARAHILEGLKIALDHIDAVITTIRQSQTADIARNALMDGFDLSEKQAQAILDLRLQRLTGLEREKIEDEYQEILKTIEWLESVLADEQKVLNIIKDELTEVKRKFGDGRRTVITTDVSKLDMEDLIAEEDIVITLTHGNYIKRLPVDTYRNQKRGGRGVAGMGTKEEDFVEHLFVTTTHHNIMFFTSRGRVYRLKGYEIAEASRTAKGTAIVNLLPLEAKEKITAVIPIKEFASDKFLFMATQKGIVKKTELMDFDTARKGGLIAISLDDDDDLIGVKLTNGEQHIIIGTQGGMAITFPETDVRSMGRTAHGVRGIRLKEDDLVVGMDTLKRDAEVLSVTEEGFGKRTSTSEYRAQSRGGKGIINMKVTEKTGRVVGIKVVKPGQELILISTEGIVIRIDIDAISVISRNTQGVTLMKTAANDKVASLAAVERKADSD